The following proteins are co-located in the Eptesicus fuscus isolate TK198812 chromosome 9, DD_ASM_mEF_20220401, whole genome shotgun sequence genome:
- the FHL3 gene encoding four and a half LIM domains protein 3 isoform X1 codes for MSEAFDCAKCSESLYGRKYIQTDNGPYCVPCYDNTFANTCAECQQLIGHDSRELFYEDRHFHEGCFRCCRCQRSLADEPFTCQDSELLCNDCYCSAFSSQCSACGETVMPGSRKLEYGGQTWHEHCFLCSGCEQPLGSRSFVPDKGAHYCVPCYENKFAPRCARCSKTLTQGGVTYRDQPWHRECLVCTGCQTPLAGQQFTSRDDDPYCVACFGELFAPKCSSCKRPITGLGGGKYVSFEDRHWHHSCFACARCSTSLVGQGFVPDGDKVLCQGCSQAGP; via the exons ATGAGTGAGGCCTTTGACTGTGCAAAATGCAGTGAGTCCCTGTATGGCCGAAAATACATCCAGACAGACAACGGCCCCTACTGCGTACCCTGCTACGACAACACCTTCGCCAACACCTGTGCCGAGTGCCAGCAGCTGATCGGGCATGACTCGAGG GAGCTGTTCTACGAGGACCGCCACTTCCACGAGGGCTGCttccgctgctgccgctgccagcGCTCACTAGCCGATGAGCCCTTCACCTGCCAGGACAGCGAGCTGCTCTGCAACGACTGCTACTGCAGTGCCTTCTCCTCACAGTGCTCTGCCTGTGGGGAGACCGTCATGCCGG GGTCCCGGAAGCTGGAGTATGGAGGCCAGACGTGGCACGAGCACTGCTTCCTGTGCAGCGGCTGTGAGCAGCCACTGGGCTCCCGTTCCTTCGTGCCCGACAAGGGTGCTCACTACTGCGTGCCCTGCTACGAGAACAAGTTTGCTCCTCGCTGTGCCCGCTGCAGcaag ACGCTGACACAGGGTGGCGTGACATACCGTGACCAGCCTTGGCATCGAGAATGCCTGGTCTGCACTGGGTGCCAGACAcccctggcagggcagcagttcaCCTCCCGGGATGATGATCCCTACTGTGTGGCCTGTTTTGGAGAACTCTTTGCACCCAAGTGCAGCAGCTGCAAGCGCCCCATCACAG GACTCGGTGGGGGCAAGTACGTGTCCTTTGAAGACCGCCACTGGCACCACAGCTGCTTCGCCTGCGCCCGCTGCTCCACCTCCCTGGTGGGCCAAGGCTTCGTGCCCGACGGAGACAAAGTGCtgtgccagggctgcagccaggcagggccctga